Proteins found in one Canis aureus isolate CA01 chromosome 19, VMU_Caureus_v.1.0, whole genome shotgun sequence genomic segment:
- the POLRMT gene encoding DNA-directed RNA polymerase, mitochondrial, with translation MSALRWGHGASGLRRALWPAGRPGLAAEEGTLRGVGGRGASSTASPREQDRRKDWGLAELLEVLEARVRQLQAECVSEVTVKRVGVARLRAPGKTQRRAEGAAGRTSGRWAQKLDEEKWTLQKRKQRLDVKLQGHAQPEACERALRVLPRLLDARLACHLELGEPREPHSRWEEKLARLLHKTPREPSRKAEQAPQAGAALARLEVQQHRLLAFLDCCLRTGHLPLAHHVLVTHHSRARQQQQLTLAMYNVVLLGWARKGSYKELLYVFFMVKDAGLTPDLLSYAAALQCMGRLDQSTATIQRCLNQMGQDGLKLQELFTSVPLCQEERALILRAVRKVQPTFRPPPPPQCPPQVNTSPLLREIYATSEPVSYPKLHLPLEKLQSLFQEQLRVEMATTVPVESVEKARVLTKEVLQARETLKQLRTEWAQALCLGLQDMKASEARAARTGRPSLFPFLCVLTEEEMAELLLQTLQVLPPQGESLLSLAQQLGMRVFNRHMVQRKQLSSQVQALQQRYYRYLHLLASDTQVAAPHLPRQYWEALGPPEAPHEQPWPLPVLVELGKRLAELLVETVRIPGSLAAPQGACTLIPVLYHVYSFRSFRQIGILKPHPAFTELLAAAAEHTLIFEAAEVPMLCPPLPWTSPHTGAFLLSPTKLMRSLEGTMQHQRLLDSCPPAELHGALDALTQLGNCAWRVNGRVLDLVLELFAAKGCPRLGVPAPPSEAPRPPEGRLPPDASPAQKAEVRRELARCLKVAREMHSLRSDALYRLSLAQHLRHRVFWLPHNMDFRGRTYPCPPHFNHLGSDLARALLEFAQGRPLGPHGLDWLKIHLVNLTGLKKHEPLQARLVFADEVMDDILDSADRPMTGRKWWMEVDEPWQALACCMEIARAVRSPDPTAFVSHFPVHQDGSCNGLQHYAALGRDSIGAASVNLLPSDFPQDVYSGVAAQVEVFRRQDAQRGVRVAQVLEGFISRKVVKQTVMTVVYGVTRYGGRLQIERRLRELSNFPQEFVWEASHYLVRQVFNSLQEMFSGTRAIQHWLTESARLIAQTGSAVEWVTPLGIPIIQPYHRDSKVMIGGGIQSLTFSNSGDTTQKPNTLKQKNGFPPNFIHSLDSSHMMLTALHCYRKGLTFVSVHDCFWTHAADVAVMNQVCREQFVHLHSQPILHNLSRFLVERFCCSSRSLKHSKDSWISKLQDTLKAVPETGAFDLEQVKHSTYFFS, from the exons TGCTCGAGGCGCGGGTGCGGCAGCTGCAGGCCGAGTGCGTGTCCGAGGTGACGGTGAAGAGGGTCGGCGTGGCCCGGCTGCGGGCCCCCGGGAAGACCCAGCGCAGGGCCGAGGGCGCGGCCGGGCGGACAAGCGGCCGCTGGGCCCAGAAACTGGACGAGGAGAAGTGGACGCTGCAGAAGCGCAAGCAGCGGCTGGATGTGAAGCTGCAGGGGCACGCGCAGCCGGAGGCGTGTGAGCGCGCCCTGCGGGTGCTGCCCCGCCTGCTGGACGCCAGGCTGGCCTGCCACCTGGAGCTcggggagccccgggagccccacAGCCGCTGGGAGGAGAAGCTGGCGCGCCTGCTGCACAAGACCCCGCGCGAGCCGAGCCGCAAGGCCGAGCAGGCCCCCCAGGCCGGGGCCGCCTTGGCGCGCCTGGAGGTCCAGCAGCACCGGCTCCTGGCCTTCCTGGACTGCTGCCTGCGCACTGGCCACCTGCCGCTCGCCCACCACGTGCTGGTCACGCACCACAGCCGGGcccggcagcagcagcagctcacGCTGGCCATGTACAACGTCGTCCTGCTGGGCTGGGCCCGCAAG GGTTCCTACAAAGAGCTGCTGTACGTGTTCTTCATGGTGAAAGACGCGGGCCTCACCCCAGACCTGTTGTCCTACGCGGCTGCCCTGCAGTGCATGGGACGCCTGGACCAGAGCACCGCCACCATCCAGAG GTGCCTGAACCAGATGGGCCAGGACGGGCTGAAGCTGCAGGAGCTGTTCACCTCCGTGCCGCTGTGCCAGGAGGAGCGGGCCCTGATTCTGAGGGCGGTGCGCAAGGTGCAGCCCACCTTCAGGCCCCCGCCGCCACCCCAGTGCCCGCCCCAGGTCAACACCTCGCCGCTGCTCCGGGAGATCTACGCCACG AGCGAACCCGTGTCGTACCCGAAGCTGCACCTGCCCCTGGAGAAGCTGCAGAGCCTCTTCCAAGAGCAGCTGCGCGTGGAGATGGCCACCACCGTGCCTGTGGAGTCTGTGGAGAAGGCCCGGGTGCTGACCAAGGAGGTCCTGCAGGCG CGGGAGACCCTGAAGCAGCTGCGCACCGAGTGGGCACAGGCGCTGTGCCTGGGGCTGCAGGACATGAAGGCCAGTGAGGCCCGCGCCGCCCGCACGGGCCGCCCCTCGCTCTTCCCGTTCCTGTGCGTGCTGACCGAGGAGGAGATGGCCGAGCTGCTGCTGCAG ACCTTGCAGGTGCTGCCCCCGCAGGGAGAGTCGCTCCTCTCCCTGGCACAGCAGCTGGGCATGCGCGTCTTCAACCGGCACATGGTGCAGAGGAAGCAGCTCAGCAGCCAGGTGCAGGCTCTGCAGCAGCGCTACTACCGCTACCTGCACCTGCTGGCCTCAGACACCCAG GTGGCGGCACCCCACCTGCCCCGGCAGTACTGGGAGGCGCTGGGGCCACCTGAGGCCCCCCACGAGCAGCCCTGGCCCTTGCCGGTGCTGGTGGAGCTGGGCAAGAGGCTGGCCGAGCTGCTGGTGGAGACCGTGCGGATACCGGGCAGCCTGGCCGCCCCACAGGGCGCCTGCACGCTCATCCCCGTGCTGTACCACGTGTACTCCTTCCGCAGCTTCCGCCAG ATCGGGATCCTGAAGCCACACCCCGCCTTCACAGAGCTGCTGGCCGCCGCCGCAGAGCACACGCTGATCTTCGAGGCGGCCGAGGTGCCCATGCTGTGCCCGCCGCTGCCCTGGACGTCGCCGCACACGGGCGCCTTCCTGCTCAGCCCCACCAAGCTCATGCGCTCGTTGGAGGGCACCATGCAGCACCAGCGCCTGCTGGACAGCTGCCCGCCCGCCGAGCTGCACGGCGCGCTGGACGCCCTCACGCAGCTGGGCAACTGCGCCTGGCGCGTTAACGGCCGCGTGCTGGACCTGGTCCTGGAGCTCTTCGCCGCCAAGGGCTGCCCCCGCCTGGGCGTGCCGGCCCCGCCCTCTGAGGCGCCCCGGCCGCCAGAGGGCCGCCTGCCCCCCGACGCTTCGCCCGCGCAGAAGGCCGAGGTGCGGCGGGAGCTGGCCCGCTGCCTGAAGGTGGCCCGGGAGATGCACAGCCTGCGCTCCGACGCGCTCTACCGCCTGTCGCTGGCCCAGCACCTGCGGCACCGCGTCTTCTGGCTGCCGCACAACATGGACTTCCGCGGCCGCACCTACCCCTGCCCGCCGCACTTCAACCACCTGGGCAGTGACCTGGCACGCGCCCTGCTGGAGTTTGCCCAGGGCCGCCCGCTCGGCCCCCACGGCCTCGACTGGCTCAAGATCCACCTGGTGAACCTCACGGGGCTCAAGAAGCACGAGCCGCTGCAGGCACGCCTGGTCTTCGCCGACGAGGTGATGGACGACATCCTGGACTCTGCCGACCGGCCCATGACG GGCCGGAAGTGGTGGATGGAGGTGGACGAGCCCTGGCAAGCCCTGGCTTGCTGCATGGAGATCGCTCGGGCCGTGCGCTCCCCCGACCCCACGGCCTTCGTGTCTCATTTCCCGGTTCACCAG GACGGCTCCTGTAACGGCCTGCAGCACTACGCCGCCCTGGGCCGCGACAGCATCGGCGCAGCCTCGGTCAACCTGCTGCCCTCGGACTTTCCGCAGGACGTGTACAGCGGGGTGGCTGCACAG GTCGAGGTGTTCCGCAGGCAGGACGCCCAGCGGGGCGTGCGGGTCGCCCAGGTGCTCGAGGGCTTTATCAGCCGCAAGGTGGTCAAGCAGACGGTGATGACCGTGGTGTACGGGGTCACCCGCTACGGGGGCCGCCTGCAGATCGAGAGGCGCCTGCGGGAGCTCAGCAACTTCCCCCAG GAGTTCGTGTGGGAGGCTTCCCACTACCTGGTGCGCCAGGTGTTCAACAGCCTCCAGGAGATGTTCTCGGGTACCCGGGCCATCCAG CACTGGCTGACCGAGAGCGCCCGGCTCATCGCGCAGACGGGCTCGGCCGTGGAGTGGGTGACACCCCTGGGCATCCCCATCATCCAGCCCTATCACCGGGACTCCAAAGTGATG ATCGGTGGTGGCATCCAGAGCCTCACGTTCAGCAATAGTGGGGACACGACCCA GAAGCCTAACACGCTGAAGCAGAAGAACGGCTTCCCCCCGAACTTCATCCACTCGCTGGACTCCTCGCACATGATGCTCACAGCCCTGCACTGCTACAG GAAGGGCCTGACTTTCGTGTCCGTGCACGACTGCTTCTGGACCCACGCGGCTGATGTGGCGGTCATGAACCAG GTGTGCCGCGAGCAGTTTGTCCacctgcacagccagcccatCCTGCACAACCTGTCCAGGTTCCTGGTGGAGCGATTCTGTTGCAGCTCCAG GTCCCTGAAGCACTCTAAGGACTCATGGATTAGCAAGCTGCAGGACACGCTGAAGGCAGTGCCGGAGACAG GGGCCTTCGACCTGGAGCAGGTGAAGCACTCCACTTACTTCTTCAGCTGA